From a single Eleginops maclovinus isolate JMC-PN-2008 ecotype Puerto Natales chromosome 2, JC_Emac_rtc_rv5, whole genome shotgun sequence genomic region:
- the gins3 gene encoding DNA replication complex GINS protein PSF3: MDTQSYLPVQPGVGMEENFLSLDDILLSHERLPIRTECSFPRLGFLDKSSDSQDIPEGTKMELPLWLSKGLYEKKRRVLSVELPKVYREGWRTVFNADPNVVDLHKMGPYYYGLGSQMLHFDSPENPEIAQTLLQTFMGRFRRNMDSSQNAYNEDTSALVERLDCLEKALFSSGQSGLNSFQSWEKGRASQLTASSLVLNYRKRKINDIQP; the protein is encoded by the exons ATGGACACACAGTCATATTTGCCTGTGCAACCTGGGGTGGGGATGGAGGAGAATTTCTTGTCTCTCGACGATATTTTGCTCTCACATGAGAGACTTCCTATCCGGACAGAGTGCAGCTTCCCCCGGCTGGGATTCCTGGATAAATCGAGTGACTCGCAGGACATACCGGAG GGTACAAAGATGGAGCTCCCTCTGTGGCTGTCTAAGGGTCTGtatgagaagaagaggagggttCTGTCAGTGGAGCTTCCCAAGGTGTACAGAGAGGGCTGGAGGACCGTGTTCAACGCTGACCCCAACGTGGTGGATCTGCACAAGATGGGGCCGTACTACTACGGCCTGGGGTCCCAGATGCTGCACTTCGACAGCCCGGAGAACCCTGAGATCGCACAGACGCTGCTGCAG ACGTTCATGGGCCGCTTCAGACGGAACATGGACTCCTCTCAGAACGCGTACAACGAGGACACGTCAGCGCTGGTGGAGCGTCTGGACTGTCTGGAGAAGGCTCTGTTCTCGTCGGGGCAGAGCGGTCTCAACAGCTTCCAGAGCTGGGAGAAGGGCCGGGCCTCGCAGCTCACCGCCTCCAGCCTCGTCCTCAACTACCGCAAGAGGAAGATCAACGACATTCAGCCCTGA